The nucleotide sequence taaatacctctatttttttttatcccttttttttACCAGATTTAAACTATTACGATAGTTCTATTTAGctcgtttatagtatttttaatcatatttattatattttattaagatactaaaatattataaaggtTATTGAAAAACACTCTGTATGATACCATATTTTTAGGTTTTAAGTTTGTAGTTGGTCTGGTTGATATTAGAAGTTTATTTAGATCATTTACAGTTTTTTCGAGTaggtcttataatatttttattattatagctaAAACATTATAAcaagttaattttttatttatttatatggtgTTGTTTTGATTCTTCTATTTAACTCATTTACAATGTCTTCAAGTTGACTCAGTAGTATTTTTTGTTGTGGtggctaaaatattataatagaccaaaatactataataaacaatttttttttttgaattgtttgGGTATCTTATAAATTAGAAACATCATTTGAAATAAAAATCAAAATGGGAGTATTGATTGGGAAATACccaaaatatgagtatttttctttaaaatatcatcttttatttttttaaaaaaacattaTAAATATATGGATGAAATTTTAGAAAAAGCTCTAAAATTTTAGAGTTTCTAGCAAAGCAATCAAATATGAAAAGATCATTTTGCCCTTAGCAAGTTTAAAAAATTACTCATTTATGTTAGACCCATCATCATCTCTACCTTACAGTGTCGCTTGTAACCCTCGTGCAAGGATTGTCATCGTTTCTGTTGACTCCGTTAGCCCCTCCTCTACAAGGTTAGCTCATAATCTTGTGCGAGAAAGGATGCGGTGTAAGTGTCACTATCGCTCACAACCCTCACGAGGACCTTGTCGCACAAAGCTATTGTTATGCTACCCACAATCTTCACACAAGGGCTTGCTATTATTGCTCGTAACACTAAACCTAGCCACCCATGTAGGACCACCCCCCATTTGCCTTATGGTTGGCCCTCGTCGAACCCTATCATAACCTCATGCACATACAAAGGCAATGCAGTGCAGAGGTGATCGATAAGTGGTGCAAGGTGTTAATGGGTCTTGTAGAGGTTAGGGGCAAAATTATTATTTACGAAAAAAAAATGCTAtgtgagaattttttttaaaattggaGTGCTCTAGATAAATTCtcatatttagattttttttttctcgagaATTCATcctataaattttatgaaaaaattaTTAACTAAGATATTCGTGTCATTTTAATGGGTCATAGATCCGTGCAGATTGAAAAAATTATCTAAAAGTAATGTCTACTTTCTCACATAGCCTATGGTGGAACCAATTATataaaacaataataaaataatattttatgtatGGATCAAATTTATCATTaataatattgatatattttaaattttagtggCTTATataaaattagtatttatattttttaaaaataatatattttatcagaTGGAAATAGTGGGGAATTTATGGAGCTATTTTTTATCTTGAAGTTCTAATTATTTTATCAGATCTAAGTAAGTACTCACCCTTAATAATAATTGATCTTGAAGATCATTTATTTTAGAATCAAATCACTTatcttattatttattaatattatagCTACAAACACTGTAGTTTGAAAATTCCCTTCGTTGAATTGGCCCTTTTTCTTCCTCAATTTATATCTCATCATGAAATTAACATCTCTTTTGAGTGATTATGAAAGAAATCAATATCTTGTAACCTTACTCTCTTGGATGCAATTATTCTcatgtatacatttatatttgatcaagcgttgttttCCCCTTCATCATTTTAAACAAACCTCAGTGTCATCTTTATCCTTATCATCaatgaaatatttaccatcataatCTTTATTAGATAGACAATCTTCTTACCATTAAATttagattataatatatttataatttaaattattaattgcctAAAATTTTGAAGGTAGCAAGAAACTTAAATCAATGTTAATTGAAGAGTCTACGCATGGGAAAAGAAAGAGAGCCAAATACTCCTCATAAGTTCATACAAGAACATAAATCAATGAGGGTTCATAAACCATTAAAAGATAAAGATTTACTGCCGGAAATTAAATTCAGCTGACACATATTTCATCTTTCAGATTTCCCATAATTCCAGGAAGTTCATGCCGTGGAGTACAAAATATTCCACCAAAGCTGTGTGATCAAATATCTTTCTCGGACTTGAGGTAGACCAAGTTAAGAAGGATAAACCACTCAGCATTTATCTTACAGAATCTTCAACTATCATGTTTTAGAAATAACTGACATCAAAATCATCTTGAGTTGTACAACTTGGACCAATTCAGGCAGCATGATTAGTTGTTGGATCTTATGAGCACAGCAATTTCATAAAGCAGTGATTTAGGATTTCTCAAGAATAATACACCAGTTGGACTTGTCGTAGAATTGGTCAACAATTGATGCATTATCTATGCCGGAAACCAACCTGCAAAAAAATAATGAGCAAAGATAATTTATTATTGAGAGGACAGCACCACATGAGAAAATAACGATACAAAGGACATGAATCTAATGCACTAAAGAGAAACCACAAACACATGGAATGGAGAAAGTAACATTTAGatttgcttcttcaattattggcaTCAGCATATGTTTCACCATATGAAAGTTTTGGCTGCAATCATTTTAGTTAAGCCATCAGGTTTTCTTTCAAATTATATATTAGAAGTACAACAAAGATCCATTTCAAGAAGTGCTTTCAGAATAGACATGCCTAAAATCATTTTAGTTAAGCTGTCAGGTTTTCTTTCAAATTGTATATTAGAAGTATGGCAAAGATCCATTTCAATGACTGCTTTCAAAAGAGACATGACTACTGTAGGGAGGACAAATGCATTTGCCTAGGACTACAAATCCATCATCTATCTTGCTTTTGATTGGGTCGGGGAATAACCAGGTTCTGAACACAATTAGTTTCTCATCAACCATAGCAAAACAGAACAATTAGATCAGCAAATTCTTCTGATTCCACAGAATTGCTGGTACAAGGTATGAAGGCATGTAATTGCCATTCGGTATATCCACTCAACAATACTTGCTGCTTAAGCTACACGAGACATCAAAATTCAGGTAGCGAGGAGAGGCTTGTACAAAGCAAATGGTAAATAAAAGATATCATATACCACCACCACCTACAACATATCACATCAAACTTTCCAACACAAATTGTACACTTAAAAAGTAATTGAAAAAGTATCAGGGTCTTGCTTTAATAATAAAGTTGCTCCAATGCAACTTGGGCTTAGTGGGGATTCAAAGAAAATTTAGGGTTTAGAAAAAGGGCTACGGGTCAGGTCAAGTCcctagtggtggtactaccaaacccaagcagtaccaccgccagagACCAGGTGCAGTTGTTGTTTTAGCTACCTAATTTGCTGAACATGATTCAATTTTTTTGTGTGATACCTCTCTTAAGTTTCTATAGAGAGGAGTGTTTCAAATTGTAATGTTACGTAACCTTGAGAAGAAGGAAGGTgcaaggaatttgatcttcaacttTGAACAAAGATCGTTATTGAAACCCGGTGATCTCAAGCGACGAGGAATCGATAGTCGACAGGTCACAGGTCGAACCACTATAGAAGGCATGTGTATCGCTTTTCTCTAGTGTTCCTTAATTTGTATGCACTAGCTTCCTTAACTTGAAAATTGTTTCAATACACAGTTGCATTAATTCCCTCCCCCTGACATTATCAATCCCAACAAAACATGTCTCAAGTGACAGGGCCATCATAAACTTTGCTTCCCACCGTAGGCGATGACACATGTATTAGTAACACTTGCATCTCACAAATGTATTAGTTAATTTATTACAATATATTTGCATATGTAACAAATGCACTATAATTTGTTGATGATCATGGAACAAGGGTTTTAAATAGAATATACAACTAGGATTAGGATCCTAGGCATTTTCCTATTCCTTGCATGAGCTTATTTTGAATCACTTGAATATGAGCAACATTATATGGAACAATTAAGGTCAATGATTTTACAGCTTATTGTGGTAGTTAGTTATGATTGACAATTCACAATCACCTTGTTGGTATCAAACTAAGGTACAAAATCATGTCTGTGAGTATATCCATtaccttaaaaaaaaaagtttaagataTCAGAGACAGATTCTAAAGTTGGTACATGCACCAAGATCTTGAAGATTGTATCATTAAAACATATCTTCAACTGCAAATTCAATAGacaaaaatacattaaaaaaatctcaaagaACCTCAACATCAATGCAACATTATGGTGAAAATATGTTCCTAAATAGCATAAACATGAGATTTGTGATAGTTATGATGATTACATATTGTTCCTAAATAACATGGATTTTTCTTTGAGAAAAATAGAATTAAAAATTAGCATATTTATAAACAGAAAAATCTTGATTGTTGCAATCCAAAGAAGTCAAAATATTGTTGTTATTGATCAATAAATTGTGCATTTAATTTGCTATATCTATTATGCAGAGCATGCTGGATGACTACTATACTTCATCTCATTTGTTAGGAAAAAGTATTTTAGTGTTTTTCTATTCCTTTCTGCAGTTATCTCCAGATCCAAAATTATAAATCATTGTTAAATATTTCAAGCATTGCTTTTTTTTGCAGCTTGTCACAGTAGATTTAAAGAAGCACTATTTAAGCTTGCCCTGTAAATAAGTTCCTATTAAAAGTGGCATCTGACCTTTATTTCAAATTTATCTAAGGCTTTTCTCACAAACATTGATCTTTGCCAGCATACATTATAAACAAAATGGAAGAAATTGTTTTTGCATATAACTAACATATGCAGTTTTGTAGAGAAAGCTATAGAATAACCAGCCGTTGCATGTTTTACTACTACATGGAGATAGCAAAACTGGTATATATTAGGAGTCAGATGTGCCCACAATGTTACAAACATTTCACAATAATTGGGTAAACATCAAATACATACCTTTGAAGCTCTCCTTCAACAAAAACATGGTAATAACGATTGTAAACCATAGCCCCTTTCTTATCATCTTTCTTTGCCAGCCCAGTTTCAACTGCTGAAGCCGATGCACCACTAATTTCAGCACGGTGATATGGTAAGTGCCAAGGAACAAAATATTCTTGCTGAGTCTCAGTTTGTCCACTAATGGGGTAAAGATGACTTCCTGTGGTGGCAGAAGAAATAGAAGCATCAACCATGATACTATCCATAGACTCCATTTTATCATCAGATAACTCATTGCATGTTTGTTTTGTGTCCTGACGACAACTTTCATCTAACTCAGGGATACTCTCTAACTTGTTTACTGGATTATTACGAACAGGACTGCTGGGTTTCACCCATTCTTCATCATATTTGTGAAACAGAGGAGTCCATTTAGTAAGCAGTGATTTGTCTTCTTGTTCAACAGCCCACACAGTGATCAAAACCAGTCCACCCTTTCGAACAACCCTAACTAACTCTTCTATTGCTTTTCTCCGCCTCATCTCGGTGCTTAGGTGATGCAACACAGCAATTGAAATTGCAGCATCACCAAAGTTGTTTCTGTAGGGAAGGTTAACAGCATCAGCAACCATTACATCGTGACCCCTCCTCGCACATATTTCAATTAGAGAAGGGCTTATGTCACAACCTATGTAAAAGCAATCAGGATTAAAACCAAGATATTTTCCATTCCCACAACCGGCATCAAGTATGACTGAAGCTTGCCTCAAGGAATTCAAAAAACTAGCAACTTTTGGCCACTTAGCAAATCGAGTTGAGCTGAAATGGGGAGCAATGGCATCATAAACACGATGCACATACTTCTTCTCAATGTCAGGAGTGGACTGAATGCTCAGGGAGCAGGTACTATCATCATGAGGAGATACAGGCTCTGTGGTCTCAGATGATCCATTTGCATTTGCTGATGAAAAGTTTGTAGAAGAATGAGATTCTCTCTGGCACTGTAGTGATTCTGACATACCAAAACAAGTATCACCAACTGGGGTATCTGGATACAGTTGCAATGCTGCTCTCGAGCAGGACAAACTAGTTCGTAGACCTTGATAGTAGTTACTTGCTGAACCCACCGATCGTAGGATCATGAATCTCCACCTATCTTGCTCACTATGTCCCTACGATTACCACAACAAAGATAAGTTAACATTAGTATTCAGCAGCATGCAAACACTTCTATAAAGCAACAGTTGAGACATGAAGAAGCCACGAGCAGAGGAAGCAACGAATCCAACTAATTTTCCTTAAGCCCACAGTTCATAACTCCGCTCAAAACAAGATAGACATTTCTAACTGCAGTACATCGGGGTGCAAAAATCTGTGTGCGGGTCAAGTTTTGATCATAACAGACCATAGAATTGAAAGACCTGAACCTAGTTTGGGACACAACTGAAACAGTTTGACCCAGATTTCACCTCGTCAGCAGCTAAAGCTCGCTCTCTTTCATCCAGCTTCTAAGAACTTTATCTATTGTTTCTTTGGTACAAACACTACAGTCTAACTGAATCCCGCAGTGGAAACAATAAAGTTCTTGGAAACATAAACACAAACACCCGATATGCAAGAATCAATCATTCCCACAAAGAAACAGCAGCATAAGGATCTTAGAGTCACAAACACAAACATCCAACACGGAAGAATCTTTACCGTTTAGATAAATACATGGAATGCTGAACTAGATCATACAAGGACGAACACAAACATCAACGTGGCAAACAAACTGGGGTTGAAACTAATATAACCAACATCTCAAAACCACTGGCAAGAAGAGATAAGAGCGGCTGCAAAGAAAGAAAATGGGGTAGGAATCACGGCCATTACCTGGAGATCGCTAAGGAAACGGGGAGAGGTCGGGGCAGGGAACGGGCGGCCGCCGACGCTGTAACGGACGAGGAGGAAGACACCATCGTCATGGAGGCGGGGCTCAGAAACCCGTAAATACGGTGTTATCGGGTCGGATCTACCCATAACTTGTGTCAGAAACTTCGATCCGCATTTAGAATGCTTGGCTAATTGGATCCAAAATAAGGATCCATGCGTGGGTTATCGGGTTTTGAGGTCCATCAGCACCTTATACTCGTTGAACCGAGCCGGGATCGATGATCTAAATGAACCGGGTTTAATTGGCGCGTTGACGCGCGCGCCATTTAAGAGAGTACAATATCGATGGAAAGGGCAGGGCATCATTTAAGTAGTGAAACAGGAATCAGTAGATCTAGGGTAAACGATAGCTACGTTGGTGGTGTGCGCGCGATCGATCGGGCATCAACTGGCCATTATTGCTGTTCTTCTGTCCTTGTTTTAGGTTTGGTGAAGGACACATCTCATCATTCTTTCTCCACAAATCCTTCCAATCTCGTTTCTTCTGTGTCGATACTTAAAAAGATCGGTTCTTGCAGTTGCATCTGCAGAGGAGCTTGGGTATCTGATCCGGATTTAGTGAGGTTTTCtatctgtaatttttttttatcatgttaGATTTCACCCAGCCCAAATCAGGGAGAAAAACTGTGTCTTTATTTGTTTTCATCTGTGAACAGTACAAAGTTGGGATCTTTAATGGCTGATTCAGAAAAACCAGTGGTTCTGATCACTGGATGTTCGGAGGGGGGCATTGGATACGCGCTCGCACGTGCCTTCGCCTTGGAGGGGTGCTTCGTCGTCGCAACAAGCCGGTCCCTGAGCTCAATGAAGAGCCTTGAGAACGATCCGAGGTTCTTCCTCCAGGAACTGGATGTCGTTTCGGAGGACAGCATCCGGAGGGTTGTGACAAACTCCTTGGATAAGTATGGTCAAATCGATGTGCTCGTCAACAATGCTGGAGTTCACTTGGTCGCACCGCTCGCTGAGGTCCCAATGTCGTCTTTTGAGCATGTCTTCAATACCAATGTCTACGGTAAATGTTCTCATTGGAAACTGgaatttatctttatttttatgtcatccTTAATTCTTTTTCCTACTTTTGAAATCTAGTTTGTTCTAGTGATGGATTGATCCAAATTGTCTGAATTGGTTCTGGTTCTATCAACTCTGTGCTGATTGCATCGAGAAATGGCAATTGGCATGCTTCTCAATGCTGCATGTCATT is from Musa acuminata AAA Group cultivar baxijiao chromosome BXJ3-8, Cavendish_Baxijiao_AAA, whole genome shotgun sequence and encodes:
- the LOC135645070 gene encoding tRNA (carboxymethyluridine(34)-5-O)-methyltransferase-like isoform X1 codes for the protein MGRSDPITPYLRVSEPRLHDDGVFLLVRYSVGGRPFPAPTSPRFLSDLQGHSEQDRWRFMILRSVGSASNYYQGLRTSLSCSRAALQLYPDTPVGDTCFGMSESLQCQRESHSSTNFSSANANGSSETTEPVSPHDDSTCSLSIQSTPDIEKKYVHRVYDAIAPHFSSTRFAKWPKVASFLNSLRQASVILDAGCGNGKYLGFNPDCFYIGCDISPSLIEICARRGHDVMVADAVNLPYRNNFGDAAISIAVLHHLSTEMRRRKAIEELVRVVRKGGLVLITVWAVEQEDKSLLTKWTPLFHKYDEEWVKPSSPVRNNPVNKLESIPELDESCRQDTKQTCNELSDDKMESMDSIMVDASISSATTGSHLYPISGQTETQQEYFVPWHLPYHRAEISGASASAVETGLAKKDDKKGAMVYNRYYHVFVEGELQRLVSGIDNASIVDQFYDKSNWCIILEKS
- the LOC135645070 gene encoding tRNA (carboxymethyluridine(34)-5-O)-methyltransferase-like isoform X2; translated protein: MGRSDPITPYLRVSEPRLHDDGVFLLVRYSVGGRPFPAPTSPRFLSDLQGHSEQDRWRFMILRSVGSASNYYQGLRTSLSCSRAALQLYPDTPVGDTCFGMSESLQCQRESHSSTNFSSANANGSSETTEPVSPHDDSTCSLSIQSTPDIEKKYVHRVYDAIAPHFSSTRFAKWPKVASFLNSLRQASVILDAGCGNGKYLGFNPDCFYIGCDISPSLIEICARRGHDVMVADAVNLPYRNNFGDAAISIAVLHHLSTEMRRRKAIEELVRVVRKGGLVLITVWAVEQEDKSLLTKWTPLFHKYDEEWVKPSSPVRNNPVNKLESIPELDESCRQDTKQTCNELSDDKMESMDSIMVDASISSATTGSHLYPISGQTETQQEYFVPWHLPYHRAEISGASASAVETGLAKKDDKKGAMVYNRYYHVFVEGELQS